The Spodoptera frugiperda isolate SF20-4 chromosome 2, AGI-APGP_CSIRO_Sfru_2.0, whole genome shotgun sequence genome has a window encoding:
- the LOC118269251 gene encoding differentially expressed in FDCP 6, with the protein MSTLLKNVTNCIWHAFDSLQSKDVVHKSKLKVLTANIGTLLDLYGVEKGLDHFKSSQELTFDEFRYYLQHEVFSSLPKSATLPIVRDYEKKISEVCWLICRKSLLGRDKSVFSDDSVFKLFRIFCLLGDLVQDADDSKHYMVVLQPSEAGIVAEQLVHCLGLRWDTADWEALGSSIGHFKWAAFLAVLEAKYCGDQQVHPEALVEAVDEIYDVFIEDIIKKGYLFKRGYLLPTMREYWCVLQPCALTYYKSSSQKEQCGRVPIDEYCSVEAAAGEGKIQRFQLITPDRTFEFGTQDHKSRLQWISALRQAAAVSGGVEGYQRRARAIRRGAGARREREVRETRARLQHEVKARLAAEAQAQELVELAQQDNKKLEELKNAQVELEKLLQEETQAKRDEEIVRALQARVLAEEWERREELERLQEEQNKMLEEERLKRQQFEKLQAEKETQFREAEKRLKELEEEKQRLDAELKAAQDKISKTEYTAQALQVQLRDINPVFRNGERARRALSFVPTTKSSSDTLIDVRAIRHLKILDDEEKL; encoded by the exons atgtctacATTATTGAAGAACGTGACCAATTGCATCTGGCATGCCTTTGACTCGTTGCAAAGCAAAGACGTTGTTCACAAGTCAAAATTAAag GTTCTAACCGCAAACATTGGGACCTTACTGGACCTCTATGGTGTAGAAAAAGGGCTGGACCACTTCAAATCATCACAGGAGCTCACCTTCGATGAATTTCGGTACTACTTACAACATGAGGTCTTCAGCTCGCTGCCGAAGTCCGCCACCTTACCAATAGTCAGGGACTATGAGAAAAAGATCAGTGAG GTATGTTGGCTGATCTGCCGTAAAAGTCTACTGGGTCGGGATAAAAGTGTGTTCAGCGATGACTCCGTGTTCAAACTGTTCAGGATCTTCTGCCTGCTCGGAGATCTGGTGCAAGATGCTGATGACTCCAAGCATTATATG GTGGTACTCCAACCATCAGAAGCGGGTATAGTAGCTGAACAGCTAGTACATTGCCTTGGACTCCGATGGGACACAGCTGACTGGGAAGCCCTCGGTTCATCCATAGGACACTTCAAATGGGCAGCTTTCCTCGCCGTGTTGGAAGCTAAATATTGTGGAGACCAACAAGTGCACCCAGAGGCACTAGTCGAAGCCGTGGATGAGATATACGACGTCTTTATTGAAGATATTATAAAGAAG GGTTATCTATTCAAACGCGGTTATCTCCTACCCACAATGCGGGAGTATTGGTGTGTCCTCCAGCCTTGTGCTCTCACTTACTACAAGAGCTCTTCGCAGAAGGAGCAGTGTGGTCGAGTTCCTATCGACGAGTACTGCTCAGTAGAGGCAGCTGCAGGAGAAGGCAAGATACAACGGTTCCAACTCATCACACCTGATAGGACATTTGAATTTGGGACTCAAGATCATAA GAGTCGTCTACAATGGATATCAGCTTTGCGGCAAGCGGCGGCAGTATCAGGTGGAGTAGAAGGCTACCAACGTCGAGCGCGGGCTATAAGACGGGGTGCTGGAGCGAGGAGAGAGCGAGAGGTCAGGGAGACACGGGCTCGGCTGCAGCACGAGGTGAAGGCCAGACTCGCTGCTGAGGCACAGGCACAG GAACTGGTAGAACTAGCACAACAAGACAATAAGAAATTAGAAGAACTGAAAAATGCACAAGTGGAACTTGAAAAGCTTTTACAGGAAGAGACTCAAGCTAAACGAGACGAAGAAATTGTAAGAGCATTACAAGCTAG AGTATTAGCAGAAGAATGGGAGAGACGTGAAGAATTGGAAAGACTTCAAGAAGAACAGAACAAAATGCTAGAAGAAGAAAGATTGAAACGACAGCAGTTTGAAAAATTACAAGCTGAGAAAGAAACACAATTTAGAG aAGCAGAAAAGCGTCTAAAGGAGCTCGAAGAAGAGAAACAGCGGCTAGACGCTGAACTGAAAGCAGCTCAAGATAAAATATCTAAGACTGAGTACACGGCACAGGCGTTGCAGGTACAACTGAGA GACATCAACCCAGTATTCCGTAACGGAGAGAGAGCCCGCCGTGCATTGTCTTTCGTCCCGACCACGAAGAGTTCTTCCGACACACTCATCGACGTCCGAGCCATACGACATCTCAAGATCCTCGACGATGAGGAGAAATTATGA
- the LOC118269150 gene encoding E3 ubiquitin-protein ligase RNF25 has protein sequence MSSIMDERVTDEIEALEAILMDDVVIKRVGDVPQVIETVLHPSTGDDVEQQYVCVTLVVKLTPGYPDSIPEVTLRNPRGLDDDILANIHVQIREKIADCLGSPVIFELIELIRDCLTECNLPSGQCMICLFGFCKGDHFVRTQCYHYFHSHCLALHLISGRRYHEEEKSVLPAWQQATKDPFKEMCPVCRVTLTNIDVDTMAKAPPPMASFTAPAFHLTEELRTLQREMAKMMAYQMAKGGIIGCNDPGPPPLTITTPEDNENNVNNSSPTPAPEVVKAPNNNAINCAARQTGGNSSNDNSAPGSPARPAYRGPYRGFNRRGKPGRRGRGAAR, from the exons ATGTCGTCCATCATGGATGAAAG GGTGACTGACGAGATCGAGGCTCTAGAAGCAATATTAATGGACGATGTGGTAATTAAACGAGTGGGGGACGTTCCTCAAGTCATCGAGACCGTCCTCCACCCGTCTACGGGGGACGATGTGGAGCAACAGTACGTTTGTGTGACGCTTGTAGTAAAGTTGACGCCAGGCTACCCTGATAGCATACCTGAGGTAACGCTTAGGAATCCGCGAGGCTTGGACGATGACATCCTGGCAAACATCCATGTACAAATCAGGGAGAAAATAGCCGACTGTCTTGGTTCACCGGTCATTTTTGAACTGATTGAG CTTATTAGGGATTGTCTGACGGAGTGCAACTTGCCAAGCGGTCAGTGCATGATCTGCCTGTTCGGGTTCTGTAAGGGAGATCATTTCGTGAGGACTCAATGCTACCATTACTTCCATAGCCATTGCTTGGCTCTCCACTTGATTTCTGGTAGGCGTTATCATGAGGAGGAGAAATCGGTGCTGCCAGCTTGGCAACAGGCAACCAAAGATCCTTTCAAG GAGATGTGCCCTGTGTGCCGGGTCACCCTGACCAACATCGACGTGGACACAATGGCTAAGGCCCCGCCACCAATGGCTTCGTTCACTGCACCAGCATTCCACCTGACCGAGGAGTTACGG ACGCTGCAACGTGAGATGGCTAAGATGATGGCCTACCAGATGGCCAAGGGTGGCATCATTGGGTGCAATGACCCCGGCCCACCACCACTCACCATCACGACTCCCGAGGACAATGAGAATAAT GTGAATAACAGCTCTCCGACTCCTGCCCCGGAGGTGGTGAAGGCTCCCAACAACAACGCCATCAACTGCGCCGCGCGCCAGACCGGCGGCAACTCCTCCAACGATAACTCCGCCCCCGGCTCCCCCGCCCGCCCTGCCTACCGCGGCCCCTACAG GGGCTTCAACCGTCGCGGCAAGCCGGGACGCCGCGGGCGCGGCGCTGCGCGGTGA
- the LOC118269347 gene encoding probable G-protein coupled receptor Mth-like 2, translated as MRLLKILPFLSILCISKCTDDFNEQCKDRFRDPTNLTSIDVNKYCSNKWCIQKCCPLDYCINAKGKCVKIAFLRGKLNARYSELFELIDNNITFYTNTEPKKKIEKQFNYIYNNKNITKCGEFTSLKNKFYFTENASVKIYDAKYSKQWYTLTSSEYCTDYKLILGNNITISLVIQEYFQLSEDDGLNDTLLFIGLLTSSVFLLLVFAVHCMLKTLHSSFTGLLMMAYTITILVAFIVKVIIQATISYMTNYSCKIITPVLYFLLMSSFFWLNAFSFCIWRGLRHFGVFRSTRREKLLSFCRYSLYAWGVPLVITGVVTCLDNIDITDVPYIVKPPFDDCFKNKFGIQEYYYKPLGVIMLINIVLFIMTIYHIMTTTNSTTKNAEFRRSGRENSYKTYMKLSLTMGISWILELIPNSDNTFLFILSNTYNSLIGVIIFFVYICDKNVLNELCKKFNIQNGFVTKLAHRKSLFRLARSMKVQREELTSMQTATTGLSSEAENSTSLL; from the exons ATGCGTTTACTCAAAATCCTTCCGTTTTTAtcaatattgtgtatatcaaaGTGTACGGATGACTTTAACGAACAGTGTAAAGATAGGTTCAGAGATCCAACCAACTTGACTTCTATAGATGTGAATAAATATTGCTCCAACAAATGGTGTATACAAAAATGTTGCCCTCTTGATTATTGCATTAATGCTAAAGGTAAATGTGTAAAGATTGCATTTCTACGCGGAAAGCTCAATGCCAGATATAGTGAACTATTCGAGTTAATCGATAACAACATTACCTTTTATACAAATACGGAGCccaaaaagaaaattgaaaagcaatttaattacatttacaacaacaaaaatattacaaagtgTGGGGAGTTTACATCATTGAAAAACAAATTCTATTTTACGGAA aaCGCATCAGTTAAGATATATGATGCAAAATATTCCAAACAATGGTATACTCTTACTTCCTCAGAATATTGTACAGACTACAAACTCATACTAGGCAATAATATCACAATTTCGTTGGTCATCCAAGAATATTTCCAATTATCGGAAGACGATGGACTAAATGATACTCtactttttatag GTTTGCTGACATCATCGGTGTTTCTGCTGCTCGTATTTGCAGTTCATTGTATGTTAAAAACTCTGCATTCATCTTTCACGGGACTTCTAATGATGGCTTACACCATAACAATCCTAGTAGCTTTCATAGTCAAAGTCATCATTCAAGCAACCATTTCATATATGACTAATTACAgctgtaaaataataa CTCCTGTCCTATATTTTCTATTGATGTCAAGTTTCTTCTGGTTAAATGCTTTCTCGTTCTGTATATGGCGGGGTTTAAG ACATTTTGGAGTATTCCGATCAACACGGCGAGAGAAGCTGCTGAGTTTCTGCCGATACAGCTTGTATGCGTGGGGCGTGCCGCTGGTGATCACCGGAGTAGTCACCTGCTTGGACAACATCGACATCACGGACGTGCCTTATATTGTCAAACCGCCATTCGATGACTGTTTCAAAAATA aatttgGAATTCAAGAGTACTATTATAAACCACTGGGtgtaataatgttaattaacaTAGTGTTGTTCATAATGACGATTTACCATATAATGACGACTACAAACTCAACAACGAAAAATGCAGAGTTCAGACGAAGTGGCAGGGAAAACAG TTACAAGACTTACATGAAACTGTCACTTACAATGGGCATCAGTTGGATCCTGGAACTGATCCCTAACTCTGACAACACGTTCCTCTTCATCCTGAGCAACACATACAACAGTCTGATCGGAGTCATCATATTCTTCGTGTACATTTGCGATAAAAACGTTTTGAATGAGCTTTGCAAAAA GTTCAACATACAAAATGGTTTCGTGACTAAACTGGCGCACCGCAAATCCTTGTTCCGGCTAGCGAGGTCAATGAAGGTGCAACGTGAAGAATTAACTAGTATGCAAACTGCTACCACCGGCCTTAGTTCGGAAGCTGAAAACAGTACttctttactttaa